A stretch of Ligilactobacillus faecis DNA encodes these proteins:
- the thiI gene encoding tRNA uracil 4-sulfurtransferase ThiI, translated as MQYTEIMVRYGELSTKGKNRQNFIDRLGFNVRQALHDFPALVIKAHRDRMHIQLNGEDATPVMARLSQVFGIQNFSPSIRVERDVEKVKEVAAQMLAEKYHEGLTFKINTRRSDHNFQYDTNELNDMLGGHILKNVSGIKVKMKAPDITLRVEVRVNGIYLSYETFDGAGGLPVGTAGKAVLMLSGGIDSPVAGYLAMKRGVDIEMVHFFSPPYTSEQALNKAKELTAKLTPYVGKIQFIAVPFTEIQETIKEKVPSGYLMTLQRRFMLRLSELIARKRNGLAIFNGEALGQVASQTLESMAAINDVTTMPVLRPVVSMDKNEIIKIAQDIDTFDLSIQPFEDCCTVFAPPAPKTKPKIDKARYYEERLDVNGLIERALAGIEVSEIKIGDEFMHGKQEAFADLL; from the coding sequence ATGCAATATACAGAGATCATGGTTCGTTACGGCGAACTTTCAACTAAAGGCAAAAATCGCCAGAATTTTATCGATCGCTTAGGCTTTAATGTGCGCCAAGCATTACATGACTTTCCAGCTTTAGTTATCAAAGCTCATCGCGATCGGATGCACATCCAATTGAACGGTGAAGATGCAACGCCAGTTATGGCTCGTTTGAGTCAAGTTTTTGGGATCCAAAATTTTTCACCTTCGATCCGCGTTGAACGTGATGTTGAAAAAGTCAAAGAAGTCGCAGCTCAAATGTTAGCAGAAAAATATCATGAAGGTCTAACGTTTAAGATCAATACACGTCGTTCTGATCACAATTTCCAATATGATACAAACGAGCTCAATGATATGCTAGGTGGGCATATTTTGAAAAATGTCTCTGGCATCAAAGTCAAAATGAAAGCTCCTGATATTACTTTGCGTGTTGAAGTACGGGTAAATGGGATCTATCTTTCATATGAAACTTTTGATGGTGCAGGTGGTTTACCTGTTGGGACGGCTGGTAAAGCTGTTTTGATGCTTTCTGGTGGGATCGATTCACCAGTTGCTGGGTATTTAGCGATGAAACGCGGTGTTGATATCGAGATGGTCCACTTCTTTAGCCCCCCTTATACAAGCGAACAGGCTTTGAACAAGGCTAAAGAACTGACTGCTAAGTTGACACCTTATGTCGGTAAGATCCAATTTATTGCAGTACCATTTACTGAGATCCAAGAAACGATCAAGGAAAAAGTTCCTTCTGGTTATTTGATGACGCTCCAACGGCGTTTTATGTTACGTTTAAGTGAGTTGATCGCAAGAAAAAGAAATGGTCTAGCGATCTTTAACGGTGAAGCTTTAGGACAAGTTGCTTCACAAACACTTGAAAGTATGGCAGCGATCAATGATGTTACTACGATGCCAGTTTTAAGACCTGTCGTTTCGATGGATAAAAATGAGATCATCAAGATCGCACAAGATATCGATACTTTTGATCTTTCGATCCAACCATTTGAAGATTGTTGTACTGTTTTTGCTCCACCAGCACCAAAAACAAAACCAAAGATCGATAAAGCCCGTTACTACGAAGAACGTTTAGACGTTAATGGTTTGATCGAACGTGCTTTAGCTGGGATCGAAGTCTCCGAGATCAAGATCGGAGACGAATTTATGCATGGAAAACAAGAAGCCTTTGCGGATCTCTTGTAA
- a CDS encoding cysteine desulfurase family protein codes for MIYFDNSATTKVLPEVLAAYTKVSQDIWGNPSSLHKLGENAFDLLEQARQQIATLLGCQSDEVFFTSGGTESDNWALKGTALEKRIYGKHLITTAVEHPAVINSMKQLEKLGFEVTYLPVDQNGQIALADLKQALRKDTILVSVMAVNNEVGTIQPITEIAEILQGYPKIHFHVDAVQAIGKVETSFIMNERVDLVTLSGHKFHAPRGVGVLYKKRGRKLAPLITGGGQEKNLRSSTENLPAIVAMAKALRLLLADQAKNVALEAQIKEKLYTHLKQYDKVTIFSGNDANFAPHILCFAIAGVRGETIVHAFEDKGIYLSTTSACSSKKGQVSSTLHAMNVDEKIATSAVRVSLDEQNTLAQADEFIAVFDELYQKFLKINS; via the coding sequence ATGATATATTTTGACAATAGTGCAACGACCAAAGTTTTACCAGAGGTCTTGGCTGCTTATACTAAGGTCAGCCAAGATATTTGGGGCAACCCTTCTTCGTTGCATAAGTTAGGTGAAAATGCCTTTGATCTTTTAGAACAAGCCAGACAGCAGATCGCCACGCTTTTAGGCTGTCAAAGTGATGAAGTTTTTTTTACAAGTGGTGGAACTGAGAGTGATAACTGGGCCTTAAAGGGAACTGCACTCGAAAAAAGGATCTACGGCAAGCATTTGATCACGACAGCGGTCGAACATCCAGCGGTGATCAATTCGATGAAGCAGTTAGAAAAGTTAGGCTTTGAAGTAACTTATCTTCCAGTCGATCAAAACGGGCAGATCGCGCTTGCTGATCTGAAACAAGCTTTGCGAAAAGATACGATCTTAGTTTCTGTCATGGCTGTTAATAATGAAGTGGGGACGATCCAGCCTATCACTGAGATCGCTGAAATTTTACAAGGCTATCCTAAAATTCATTTTCATGTTGATGCAGTTCAAGCGATCGGCAAAGTCGAGACTTCGTTTATTATGAACGAACGCGTTGATCTAGTGACTTTATCGGGACATAAATTTCATGCACCTCGTGGTGTTGGAGTCTTATATAAAAAGCGTGGGCGCAAGCTAGCACCTTTGATCACTGGTGGAGGGCAAGAAAAAAACTTGCGTAGTAGTACAGAAAATCTACCAGCGATCGTAGCGATGGCCAAGGCCTTACGCTTATTGCTTGCAGATCAAGCTAAAAATGTCGCTTTAGAAGCACAGATCAAAGAAAAGCTCTACACACACCTTAAGCAATATGATAAGGTGACAATCTTTTCAGGCAACGATGCTAACTTTGCTCCCCATATCCTTTGTTTTGCGATCGCTGGTGTGCGCGGTGAGACGATCGTACATGCGTTTGAAGATAAAGGGATCTATTTATCAACGACGAGCGCATGTTCTTCGAAAAAAGGCCAAGTCTCGTCAACATTACATGCCATGAATGTCGATGAAAAGATCGCGACCTCGGCTGTTAGAGTCAGCTTAGATGAACAAAACACGTTAGCTCAAGCAGATGAATTTATCGCTGTTTTTGATGAATTATACCAAAAATTTTTAAAGATCAATTCTTAA
- the ezrA gene encoding septation ring formation regulator EzrA, with amino-acid sequence MVVVLVAIVLVAVAIYATILFLQRSYDERIVAAKNEIEKLVETPLEAELTAVEALNLSGDSLEEFTKVKHDYHALINQQLPELSEHLNELQAKVQGYQLVKLTSPLKAREQQVAVAKAQYDELKATLVELKQTAEVHKKAITERKEEYQAIRRTLLAKNFSYGPSIDKLEEELSALEKDFDKYAQVTQAGDFVSSNELLRSLEQKTSVLKIALKKLPPIYRNLKNVFPEQLTELKTGLAQLTKEKYAFKEDVAQKITQIEKLLQEDEAYLKAADVPKAEACDQELAELIDSAYEVMENEYEAKVKVTRQEEHFAEFLKHAKHQEKELLIELDRLSQNYTLNHNELEDAHALDEQLKAISQRFEAYLAAKDKRPVVYSQILAEQTKDLESLTKLEEEQKQISESVSDLFEEEKEAVAAVQGFDNDIHRLKREVENLNLPGLPSDYVEYFFKVGDEIEQLDRDLNKIQLDMEQIAHDLINTQSDLDVLAQKTQEIIDSSALTEEMLQYANRYRNKYPEVAAAYAQAYELFAREYDYMSALDTISEALETVEPGCYKRIENNYKDSAQRRAVV; translated from the coding sequence ATGGTAGTAGTTTTAGTTGCGATCGTTTTGGTTGCAGTAGCAATCTATGCAACGATACTTTTTTTACAGCGATCTTATGACGAGCGGATCGTAGCAGCCAAAAACGAGATAGAAAAGCTAGTTGAAACGCCGTTAGAAGCTGAATTGACAGCAGTCGAGGCTTTGAATTTATCGGGTGATAGCTTAGAAGAATTTACAAAAGTCAAACATGATTACCATGCTTTGATCAATCAACAATTGCCTGAATTATCTGAACATTTGAATGAACTACAAGCCAAGGTGCAGGGATACCAACTCGTAAAACTTACGAGCCCATTAAAAGCACGGGAGCAACAAGTTGCAGTCGCTAAGGCGCAATATGACGAATTAAAAGCAACTTTAGTTGAACTCAAACAAACAGCTGAAGTCCATAAAAAGGCGATCACCGAACGTAAAGAAGAGTATCAAGCGATCCGCAGGACGTTATTAGCGAAGAACTTTTCTTATGGTCCAAGCATCGATAAACTTGAAGAAGAGTTGAGCGCCTTAGAAAAAGATTTTGACAAATATGCTCAAGTTACACAAGCTGGCGATTTTGTCAGTTCAAATGAGTTATTGCGTTCGTTAGAACAAAAGACAAGTGTCTTAAAGATCGCACTCAAAAAATTACCGCCCATCTACCGTAATTTAAAAAATGTTTTCCCTGAACAACTCACTGAATTAAAAACAGGCCTTGCACAACTGACAAAAGAAAAATATGCCTTTAAAGAGGATGTTGCCCAAAAAATCACGCAAATCGAAAAGCTACTTCAAGAAGATGAAGCTTATTTAAAAGCTGCTGATGTTCCTAAGGCAGAGGCGTGTGACCAAGAACTAGCTGAGTTGATCGATTCAGCGTATGAAGTAATGGAAAATGAATACGAAGCTAAAGTAAAAGTTACACGCCAAGAAGAGCATTTTGCTGAGTTTTTAAAACATGCCAAGCATCAAGAAAAAGAACTTTTGATCGAATTAGATCGGTTAAGTCAAAATTATACTTTGAATCATAATGAACTAGAAGATGCTCATGCTTTAGATGAGCAATTAAAAGCGATCAGCCAGCGTTTTGAGGCTTATTTAGCTGCCAAAGATAAGCGACCTGTAGTTTATAGTCAGATCTTGGCAGAACAAACTAAAGATCTAGAGAGTTTGACCAAACTCGAAGAAGAGCAAAAGCAGATCAGCGAAAGTGTTTCTGACCTTTTTGAAGAAGAAAAAGAAGCGGTTGCTGCTGTGCAAGGTTTTGATAATGATATCCACCGTTTGAAACGTGAAGTTGAGAATTTGAATTTACCAGGGCTACCAAGCGATTATGTCGAATACTTCTTCAAAGTTGGAGATGAGATCGAGCAACTCGATCGCGATCTTAACAAGATCCAACTTGATATGGAACAGATTGCACATGATCTGATCAACACGCAATCAGATCTAGATGTTTTGGCGCAAAAAACGCAAGAGATCATTGATAGTTCAGCTTTGACAGAAGAGATGTTGCAGTATGCTAATCGTTATCGAAACAAGTATCCTGAAGTTGCTGCAGCTTATGCCCAAGCGTATGAATTATTTGCGCGTGAGTACGATTATATGAGTGCTCTAGATACGATCTCAGAAGCTTTAGAGACTGTTGAACCTGGTTGCTACAAGCGGATCGAAAACAATTATAAAGACAGTGCTCAAAGACGTGCTGTTGTTTAG
- a CDS encoding GAF domain-containing protein, with product MSLLAEQLDALLYNETDQIANLANASALLNEALADVNWVGFYLYHEQTDELVLGPFQGKVACMHIKNGQGVCGTAFKQQKCLRIANVHEFKGHIACDSASNSELVIPLFKGERPFGVLDIDSPSFDRFTAEDEATLCEFAQTLMKHL from the coding sequence ATGTCACTTTTAGCTGAACAATTAGATGCTCTTTTGTATAACGAAACTGACCAAATCGCTAATCTCGCTAACGCTTCAGCACTTTTAAACGAGGCGCTAGCTGATGTCAATTGGGTCGGGTTTTATCTTTACCATGAACAGACCGATGAACTCGTTTTAGGACCTTTCCAAGGCAAGGTCGCTTGCATGCACATCAAAAACGGTCAAGGTGTCTGTGGAACAGCCTTTAAACAACAAAAATGTTTACGGATCGCAAACGTACACGAGTTCAAAGGGCATATCGCTTGTGACTCTGCTTCAAATTCTGAGCTTGTGATCCCACTTTTTAAAGGTGAACGTCCTTTTGGTGTTTTAGATATCGATTCGCCTAGTTTTGACCGTTTCACAGCTGAAGACGAAGCTACTTTATGCGAATTTGCTCAAACTTTAATGAAACATCTCTGA
- a CDS encoding M15 family metallopeptidase, with protein sequence MQEELQGFTNIQKLDPDILVDLKYATSDNFTHQVIYDFTTAIARTGTAHKLAKASALVKAKGYRLKVWDAYRPVTAQKRLFEVYPDPNFVAPPDPNFSHQKGVTFDLTLTDANGNDLPMPTAFDDFSPAASRTYPHTGAAKKYYTILNEAMVKAGFVGYENEWWDYRDSQMDEYGPRSADPNDY encoded by the coding sequence ATGCAAGAAGAACTTCAAGGCTTTACTAACATTCAAAAACTTGATCCTGATATTCTCGTTGATCTTAAGTACGCTACTTCAGATAATTTTACGCATCAAGTCATCTATGACTTTACAACTGCGATCGCTCGTACTGGCACAGCTCATAAATTAGCTAAAGCTAGCGCACTTGTCAAAGCAAAAGGTTATCGTCTTAAAGTTTGGGATGCTTATCGTCCCGTAACTGCTCAAAAACGTTTATTCGAAGTTTATCCTGACCCCAACTTTGTGGCGCCACCAGATCCAAATTTCAGTCATCAAAAAGGCGTAACTTTTGACTTGACTTTGACCGACGCAAATGGAAATGATCTTCCCATGCCAACTGCCTTTGACGATTTTTCGCCGGCAGCTTCACGAACATACCCACACACAGGCGCTGCCAAAAAATACTATACGATCTTAAATGAAGCTATGGTAAAAGCAGGTTTTGTCGGTTATGAAAACGAATGGTGGGACTATCGTGATAGCCAGATGGACGAATATGGACCAAGGTCAGCTGATCCTAACGACTACTAA
- a CDS encoding polysaccharide deacetylase family protein, protein MLKRYSLVFLVILAIMILLPQTTLAAKKSAPKWQKATEPLSFPILMYHSIENKPGNRLCVPPEQLEQQLKYLHDNGYYTLTPAEAYKALTENKRPRGHKKMVLVSFDDGYEDNYTNAWPLLKKYQIRATIALITSKVGTPGMLTLEQIKHLQKSKWITFVSHTQNHQELNRLNEAEQQNELQASKDWFKQTLQHKTDFLVYPVGRYNEISTTLAQKVGYKLALTTQPGLATKAQGLYELHRQRVVPDMSLEAFSSLLTK, encoded by the coding sequence ATGTTAAAAAGATATAGTTTAGTATTTTTAGTTATTTTAGCAATAATGATATTGTTACCACAAACAACTCTAGCAGCTAAAAAATCGGCGCCTAAATGGCAAAAAGCCACTGAACCACTTAGTTTTCCGATCTTGATGTATCATAGTATCGAAAATAAGCCGGGAAATAGGCTATGTGTCCCACCTGAGCAACTTGAGCAACAGCTGAAATATTTACACGATAATGGCTACTACACTTTGACACCAGCTGAAGCCTATAAAGCTTTGACTGAAAATAAACGTCCGCGTGGCCACAAAAAAATGGTTTTAGTCAGTTTTGATGATGGTTATGAAGACAATTACACCAATGCGTGGCCGCTTTTAAAAAAATATCAGATTCGGGCCACGATCGCTTTGATCACAAGCAAAGTTGGAACTCCAGGTATGTTGACATTAGAACAAATCAAACATTTACAAAAAAGTAAATGGATCACCTTCGTCAGCCATACCCAAAATCATCAAGAATTAAATCGCTTGAATGAAGCTGAGCAACAAAATGAACTGCAAGCTTCCAAAGATTGGTTCAAGCAGACTTTGCAACATAAGACGGACTTTTTAGTTTATCCTGTCGGCCGTTATAACGAGATCTCAACGACTTTAGCACAAAAAGTCGGTTATAAACTAGCTTTAACAACGCAACCAGGTCTAGCTACAAAGGCGCAAGGATTGTATGAATTACACCGCCAACGAGTCGTACCAGATATGTCACTTGAAGCTTTTTCGAGTCTATTGACTAAATAA
- the rpsD gene encoding 30S ribosomal protein S4 — translation MSRYTGPSWKVSRRLGISLSGTGKELARRPYAPGQHGQNNRRKLSEYGLQLREKQKLRMTYGLSERQFANLFLKAGKIREGKHGDNFMILLERRLDNVVYRLGLASTRRQARQLVNHGHITVDGKRVDIPSYEVKPGQVISLRERSKDLKVVKEALESVVGRVPFVAFDENTMEGSLVRLPERDELDANIDESLVVEYYNKL, via the coding sequence ATGTCTCGTTATACAGGTCCTTCCTGGAAAGTTTCCCGTCGTTTAGGGATCTCTCTTTCCGGTACAGGTAAAGAATTAGCTCGTCGTCCATACGCACCAGGTCAACACGGCCAAAACAACCGTCGTAAGTTATCAGAATACGGTCTTCAATTGCGCGAAAAGCAAAAGCTTCGTATGACATACGGTTTATCTGAACGCCAATTTGCTAACCTTTTCTTAAAGGCTGGTAAGATCCGCGAAGGTAAGCACGGTGATAACTTCATGATCTTATTAGAACGTCGCTTAGACAACGTTGTTTACCGTTTAGGTTTGGCTTCAACTCGTCGCCAAGCTCGCCAATTGGTAAACCACGGTCACATCACAGTTGATGGCAAACGCGTGGATATCCCTTCATACGAAGTTAAACCAGGTCAAGTTATCTCCTTACGTGAACGTTCAAAAGACTTAAAAGTTGTTAAAGAAGCTTTAGAATCTGTTGTTGGGCGCGTCCCATTCGTTGCTTTCGACGAAAACACAATGGAAGGTTCATTAGTTCGTTTACCAGAACGTGACGAACTCGATGCAAACATCGATGAATCACTCGTTGTTGAATACTACAACAAACTTTAA
- a CDS encoding YueI family protein yields the protein MSGTDNLQEHLNNGMYGTPQLKPDEKRKYLGTFRERVSLTITFDQLKDPQALLDLKEELAKHPDLYVIINGQLEQKILASLLKIVKEANVSFTLNTDQALATCSDAIAVVVCAKKVALHEETVDVFQKYPEKKSPTVENKQKEEHFSFFHDLFK from the coding sequence ATGAGTGGAACCGATAATTTACAAGAACATCTGAACAATGGTATGTATGGCACACCACAACTCAAGCCTGACGAAAAGCGCAAATATCTAGGCACTTTTCGCGAACGCGTCTCACTTACGATCACCTTTGATCAACTAAAAGATCCACAAGCTTTGCTCGATCTAAAAGAAGAATTAGCTAAGCATCCTGATCTTTATGTGATCATCAACGGGCAACTCGAGCAAAAAATTCTAGCTTCACTACTAAAGATCGTTAAAGAAGCTAACGTCTCATTTACTTTAAACACTGATCAAGCTTTAGCTACTTGTTCAGATGCGATCGCCGTTGTTGTCTGCGCTAAAAAAGTAGCTTTACACGAAGAAACTGTCGATGTTTTCCAAAAATACCCTGAAAAAAAATCACCTACAGTTGAAAACAAACAAAAAGAAGAACATTTCTCGTTTTTCCATGATCTTTTTAAATAA
- a CDS encoding bifunctional glutamate--cysteine ligase/glutathione synthetase, whose translation MNFDEIGTQVIASELTEALSACSFQIERTWQILERKQQLAQIKRPLKNQYLELKSGVLRLTTKKGLDLANALTDMKLQESIVRQYLGSNYRLWPFSQGKFASERLGSKIRVALPEKLFSELYVARFSKSKISYVKFRNQVYLKILRGFYKNQALFPYLFGATPYTWQIDINEKQLTPKRSVAWLKQASTISSSELNELKDLLSFDQALFDLGGDYAKRDEMLAKGIHYLEFKGLDLDPFVAHGVTKHQLRLLEVMVGYFLMTEETERPVEMVEAEKIAAENPFAKTAIFVKGHSFLKELDRFAKKFGYADWQGTFALLEKRLKEVETTPSAQLLRAQGTHEDLKEYGFFLAEKYQTAALLKQDGFDANTRSVLAEALLTGLDYQVISADQGLISLNGNLVKAGLQTDKNSALMTEMWQQKELTKSFLQSHGVASAKAWLLQDKQALVKVWPKVKDKAVVVKNALGSSSPATQLFRLPPKEKALKQAVLAQFKTSEQVMIEQVVAGSVYRALFVDGQVVSLIERIPANVVGDGRTPLKELIMKKNARARAKFEELTLGEIERQTLSAQGLKLDSVIARGIQVLLRYDATYATGSQSYEVLDEIDPSYVTELKRIAQLLKLADGALDVVIPNIYQPFEAEAEQLIFLNAHATPTLALHEYVLLEPEKRPLAKKLVERFK comes from the coding sequence GTGAATTTTGATGAAATCGGAACGCAAGTCATCGCGTCAGAGTTGACTGAGGCGTTAAGTGCCTGCTCATTTCAGATCGAGCGAACTTGGCAAATTTTAGAAAGAAAACAACAGTTGGCACAAATAAAACGTCCTCTAAAAAATCAATATCTAGAATTAAAGTCTGGTGTATTACGGTTAACGACTAAAAAAGGTCTTGATCTTGCTAATGCTTTGACCGATATGAAACTCCAAGAAAGTATCGTGCGCCAATATTTAGGGAGCAACTATCGCCTTTGGCCTTTTTCACAAGGTAAGTTTGCTTCCGAAAGACTTGGGAGCAAGATCCGAGTGGCTTTGCCAGAAAAGCTCTTTAGTGAACTTTATGTTGCTCGTTTTAGCAAGTCAAAGATCTCGTATGTCAAATTTAGAAATCAAGTTTATTTGAAGATCTTACGAGGATTCTATAAAAATCAAGCGCTTTTCCCATACTTATTTGGTGCAACTCCTTACACTTGGCAAATCGATATCAATGAAAAGCAGTTGACCCCTAAAAGAAGTGTGGCTTGGCTTAAACAAGCTAGTACGATCTCTTCAAGCGAGCTAAACGAATTAAAAGACCTCTTATCATTTGATCAAGCGCTGTTTGATCTTGGAGGAGACTACGCTAAGCGAGATGAAATGCTTGCAAAAGGGATCCATTACCTAGAGTTCAAAGGTCTAGATCTTGATCCTTTTGTGGCTCATGGCGTTACAAAACATCAGTTACGCTTGCTAGAAGTAATGGTTGGCTATTTTTTGATGACAGAAGAAACAGAAAGACCAGTTGAGATGGTCGAAGCAGAAAAAATTGCAGCTGAAAATCCTTTTGCCAAAACAGCGATCTTTGTCAAAGGTCATAGCTTCTTAAAAGAGTTAGATCGTTTTGCTAAAAAATTTGGCTATGCTGATTGGCAAGGGACATTTGCACTTTTAGAAAAGAGACTTAAAGAAGTTGAGACGACTCCAAGTGCGCAGCTCCTTCGAGCCCAAGGGACACATGAAGATCTTAAAGAGTATGGTTTTTTTCTAGCAGAAAAATATCAAACAGCAGCGCTATTGAAACAAGATGGATTCGATGCTAATACGCGGTCTGTTTTGGCAGAAGCTTTATTAACAGGGCTTGATTATCAAGTGATCTCTGCTGACCAAGGTTTGATCAGCTTAAATGGAAATTTAGTCAAAGCTGGTTTGCAAACAGATAAAAATAGTGCTTTGATGACTGAGATGTGGCAACAAAAAGAATTGACAAAGAGTTTCTTACAAAGTCATGGGGTCGCAAGCGCTAAAGCTTGGCTCTTACAAGATAAACAAGCATTAGTTAAGGTTTGGCCTAAAGTCAAAGATAAAGCAGTCGTTGTCAAAAATGCGCTTGGATCTTCTTCACCTGCGACCCAGCTTTTCCGATTACCACCAAAGGAAAAAGCTTTGAAACAAGCTGTTTTGGCACAATTTAAAACAAGTGAACAAGTCATGATCGAACAAGTCGTTGCCGGTTCTGTTTACCGTGCATTATTTGTTGATGGTCAGGTCGTCAGTTTGATCGAACGGATCCCCGCTAATGTTGTTGGTGACGGACGTACGCCGTTAAAAGAATTGATCATGAAGAAAAACGCTCGTGCCCGGGCTAAATTTGAAGAACTTACACTAGGTGAGATCGAACGCCAAACGTTGAGTGCCCAAGGTCTGAAACTTGATAGTGTCATCGCGCGTGGGATCCAAGTGTTGTTGCGCTACGATGCCACATATGCAACTGGTTCACAATCATATGAAGTGTTAGACGAGATCGATCCAAGTTATGTGACAGAACTCAAGCGGATCGCGCAACTTTTGAAACTTGCTGATGGCGCACTTGATGTAGTGATCCCTAATATCTACCAACCTTTTGAAGCTGAGGCTGAACAGTTGATCTTTTTAAATGCGCATGCAACGCCTACGTTAGCTTTGCACGAATATGTCTTGTTGGAGCCAGAGAAGCGTCCGTTAGCTAAAAAATTAGTTGAACGCTTCAAATAA
- a CDS encoding replication-associated recombination protein A encodes MKPLAYRMRPTKIEEIVGQQHLVGQGKILARMVQAKRLSSMILYGPPGTGKTSIASAIAGSTKYAFRMLNAATDSKKELEQVVEEAKFSGTVILLLDEIHRLTKPKQDFLLPHLENGRIILIGATTENPYITINPAIRSRTQIFEVRPLNEDDLKEAIKRALSDKENGLGAQNVTLTPEAMLHLTRATHGDLRSALNGLELAVLSTPPDKTGNITIDLKTIEECVQKKALVHDKDGDAHYDVISAFQKSIRGSDVDAALHYMARLIEAGDLPTIMRRLLTIAYEDIGLANPSAAARCVQAVTAAEKLGLPEARIPLANAVIELCLSPKSNSAILAIDHALSDLNNKKLGEIPSYLRDAHYQGAKELGRGLDYKYPHDYPHGWVKQQYLPDPLKAAHYYEPKDSSRYEKALKDQYERLNKFKND; translated from the coding sequence TTGAAACCTTTAGCTTACCGCATGCGTCCGACTAAGATCGAAGAGATCGTCGGACAACAACACCTTGTCGGCCAAGGTAAGATCCTCGCACGTATGGTCCAAGCCAAACGCCTTTCTTCAATGATCTTATATGGCCCACCCGGGACAGGTAAGACAAGCATTGCTAGTGCGATCGCTGGTTCGACTAAATATGCCTTTCGCATGTTGAACGCAGCGACTGATTCTAAAAAAGAGTTAGAACAAGTGGTCGAAGAAGCTAAGTTTAGCGGGACAGTGATCTTACTTTTAGATGAGATCCATCGCCTCACAAAGCCTAAACAAGATTTTTTATTGCCTCATTTAGAAAACGGTCGGATCATTTTGATCGGTGCTACAACGGAAAATCCTTATATCACGATCAACCCCGCGATCCGTAGTCGCACTCAGATCTTTGAAGTTCGTCCTTTAAATGAAGATGACCTAAAAGAAGCGATCAAGCGCGCTCTTTCAGACAAAGAAAACGGACTTGGCGCACAGAATGTAACTTTGACACCTGAAGCTATGCTCCATTTGACACGAGCAACACACGGTGATCTTCGCAGTGCTTTGAATGGTCTTGAATTAGCTGTCCTTTCAACGCCTCCAGATAAAACAGGAAACATCACTATCGATCTCAAAACGATCGAAGAATGTGTTCAAAAAAAAGCTTTAGTTCATGATAAAGATGGTGATGCACATTATGATGTGATCTCTGCTTTTCAAAAATCGATCCGGGGCTCTGACGTTGACGCAGCTCTACACTATATGGCACGTTTGATCGAAGCTGGAGATCTGCCTACGATCATGCGCCGTCTTTTGACGATCGCATATGAAGATATCGGCTTAGCTAACCCAAGTGCTGCCGCTCGTTGTGTTCAAGCGGTAACTGCGGCTGAAAAGCTCGGTCTGCCCGAAGCGCGGATCCCCTTAGCTAATGCTGTGATCGAACTTTGCCTTTCTCCCAAATCAAATTCAGCGATCCTTGCGATCGATCACGCTCTAAGCGATCTAAATAACAAAAAGCTTGGCGAGATCCCATCTTATTTGCGCGATGCTCATTATCAAGGGGCTAAAGAACTCGGACGTGGACTTGACTATAAGTATCCGCATGATTATCCTCACGGTTGGGTCAAGCAACAATATCTCCCCGACCCTTTAAAAGCTGCCCACTATTATGAACCTAAAGACAGTAGTCGGTATGAGAAAGCCTTAAAAGACCAATACGAACGTTTGAATAAATTTAAAAATGATTAA